The following proteins are co-located in the Dromiciops gliroides isolate mDroGli1 chromosome 2, mDroGli1.pri, whole genome shotgun sequence genome:
- the COQ6 gene encoding ubiquinone biosynthesis monooxygenase COQ6, mitochondrial — MAAWVRLTRPLVGPGATLGDPRLLGLRWLSGSVGPGQALYDVVVAGGGMVGTAMACALGHDVHFRDKKILLLEAGPNKALKKLPETYSNRVSSISPGSATLLSSFGAWDHICNMRYKPFRRMQVWDACSEALITFDKDDLDDMGYIVENDVILSALTKQLDAVPDQVEVVYKSKVMSYTWPAPFPNTETSPWVQVTLADGRQLQTKLLIGADGQNSGVRRAAGIQNVCWPYDQSAVVATLHLSEPTENNVAWQRFLPSGPIALLPLSDTLSSLVWSTSHEHAAELVSMEEENFLDAINSAFWSDASHTDFIDSAGSVLQYAVSLLQPTKSSARQLPPSVAKVAPKSRALFPLGMGHAVEYVRPRVALIGDAAHRVHPLAGQGVNMGFGDISSLVRHLSSAAFNGKDLGSLSHLTEYETERQRHNVSLIAAIDLLKRLYSTTLSPLVLLRTWGLQATNAVSPLKEQIMAFASK, encoded by the exons ATGGCGGCGTGGGTCCGCTTGACCCGTCCTCTGGTTGGCCCTGGTGCAACCTTGGGAGACCCGCGGCTGCTGGGGCTGAGATGGTTGAGCGGCTCGGTGGGGCCGGGCCAGGCCCTCTACGATGTGGTGGTGGCCGGCGGGGGCATGGTCGGGACTGCCATGGCCTGTGCCTTGG GACACGATGTTCACTTTCGTGACAAGAAAATCCTGTTATTAGAGGCAGGTCCAAACAAAGCTTTGAAGAAGTTGCCAGAAACTTACAGCAACAGAGTCAGCTCCATTTCCCCAGGCTCAGCGACTCTCCTTAGCA GTTTTGGTGCCTGGGATCACATTTGCAACATGAGATACAAACCCTTTCGGCGGATGCAG gtttggGATGCCTGCTCAGAAGCTCTCATAACATTTGATAAAGATGATTTAGATGATATGGGATATATAGTGGAGAATGATGTCATTTTATCTGCTCTCACCAAACAACTAGATGCCGTCCCTG atCAGGTGGAAGTTGTCTACAAAAGCAAAGTAATGAGCTATACCTGGCCTGCTCCATTCCCTAATACAGAAACCAGTCCGTGGGTTCAAGTTACTTTAGCTGATGGCCGCCAGCTCCAGACCAAGTTGTTG ATTGGTGCAGATGGTCAAAACTCAGGGGTGCGGCGTGCTGCTGGAATCCAGAATGTGTGTTGGCCCTATGATCAGTCCGCTGTTGTGGCTACTTTGCACTTAAGTGAG CCTACTGAGAACAATGTGGCATGGCAAAGATTTCTTCCTTCTGGGCCCATTGCCTTACTGCCA CTCTCAGACACTTTGAGCTCCTTGGTGTGGTCCACATCCCATGAGCATGCAGCAGAACTGGTCAGCATGGAGGAGGAAAATTTTCTGGACGCCATTAATTCTGCCTTT tggaGTGATGCCAGTCACACAGATTTCATCGACTCCGCTGGATCCGTGCTGCAGTATGCAGTCAGCCTTCTGCAGCCCACTAAATCCTCAGCCCGACAACTGCCCCCAAGTGTTGCCAAAGTGGCCCCGAAAAGCCGAGCACTGTTTCCACTTGGGATGGGCCATGCTGTTGAGTATGTCCGGCCCCGGGTAGCGCTCATTGG GGACGCAGCACACAGAGTCCATCCGCTAGCAGGGCAGGGGGTCAACATGGGATTTGGGGATATTTCCAGCTTGGTCCGTCACCTCAGTTCTGCAGCATTTAATGGGAAGGATCTAG gTTCCTTGAGCCACCTTACAGAATATGAAACAGAGAGACAGCGTCACAACGTCTCTCTTATTGCTGCCATAGACTTGTTAAAGAGACTTTACTCCACCACTCTCTCTCCTCTGGTGCTGCTAAGGACGTGGGGTTTGCAGGCGACAAATGCTGTTTCTCCACTTAAA GAGCAGATTATGGCCTTTGCAAGCAAATGA